The Puntigrus tetrazona isolate hp1 chromosome 16, ASM1883169v1, whole genome shotgun sequence genome includes a region encoding these proteins:
- the abhd5a gene encoding LOW QUALITY PROTEIN: 1-acylglycerol-3-phosphate O-acyltransferase ABHD5 (The sequence of the model RefSeq protein was modified relative to this genomic sequence to represent the inferred CDS: inserted 1 base in 1 codon), producing the protein MAEETVLAGTGLAQRVLMLLGIRSFFYNVFSFLDKTLRSWWITGWLPSWCPTSQSQLKEAEEKMLHYITSKFCRQFVHISDKNSLWTLVFKGPMENKTPLVLLHGFXGGVGLWALNLDSLSQQRPVYAFDLLGFGQSSRPHFNTDAQEAELQFVESIEQWREKLGLESMIMLGHNLGGYLAASYAITYPSRVKHLILVEPWGFPERPDPGDQDRPIPVWIKAIGAMLSPFNPLAGLRLAGPLGPTLVQTLRPDFKKKFAAVFNDNRVTEYIYHLNVQIPSGETAFKNMTIPYGWAKRPMLQRIGLIHNDIPITVIYGSRSSIDGHSGNSIKEMRPNSHVEIIAIRGAGHYAYADQPEDFNQKILHVCKSTS; encoded by the exons ATGGCTGAGGAGACAGTGTTAGCGGGCACTGG ACTGGCACAGCGTGTACTGATGTTACTTGGTATTCGTAGTTTCTTCTACAATGTTTTCAGTTTCTTGGACAAGACATTGAG ATCATGGTGGATCACTGGCTGGCTGCCTTCATGGTGCCCAACATCACAGAGCCAACTGAAGGAAGCGGAAGAGAAGATGCTGCATT ACATTACAAGCAAGTTCTGCAGGCAGTTTGTCCACATATCTGACAAAAACTCACTGTGGACATTGGTATTTAAGGGGCCAATGGAAAATAAGACCCCTCTGGTGTTGCTGCATGGAT GGGGCGGTGTGGGACTCTGGGCGCTGAACCtggactctctctctcagcagaGGCCTGTTTATGCCTTCGACCTGCTGGGCTTTGGCCAGAGCAGCAGACCTCACTTTAACACAGATGCGCAGGAGGCTGAGCTCCAGTTTGTGGAGTCCATCGAACAGTGGAGGGAGAAACTGGGCTTGGAAAGTATGATTATGTTAGGCCATAACCTAGGAGGATATCTGGCTGCGTCCTACGCAATCACATACCCAAGCAG AGTAAAGCACCTGATTCTGGTGGAACCGTGGGGTTTTCCTGAGCGTCCTGACCCCGGAGACCAAGATAGACCCATTCCTGTTTGGATCAAAGCTATAGGGGCAATGTTGAGCCCGTTCAACCCTCTCGCCGGTCTAAGATTGGCTGGACCTTTAG GCCCTACTCTTGTGCAGACTCTGAGACCAGACTTCAAAAAGAAATTTGCAGCTGTGTTTAATGACAACAGAGTGACCGAATATATTTACCATCTTAATGTCCAAATACCAAG cggtgaaacagcctttaaaaacatGACCATTCCGTATGGCTGGGCAAAGAGGCCCATGCTGCAGAGAATTGGCCTGATTCACAACGACATCCCCATTACGGTGATCTATGGCTCACGCTCCAGCATAGATGGCCACTCCGGCAATTCAATCAAAGAAATGAGGCCAAACTCCCATGTAGAGATCATT GCCATACGAGGCGCAGGACACTATGCATACGCTGATCAGCCAGAGGATTTCAACCAGAAGATACTTCATGTCTGTAAAAGCACAAGCTGA